CTCAGGTAAATTATGCTGATGAAGCCTGCCAGAGATTCGAAGAAATAATGCTCAAAACAAAGGACCTTGACCGCACTATGGCCATGGTGAGTCCTGAAGACCTTGACAGGGAACTTACAAAGTTTGATTCCATTGCGGCAAACACTGAGGTTCCTAAAGGTAAGATAAAAGACCTGCCGGTTCACAAAAGTTTCAAAAAGATACTGCTTGCAAAATCAGAAACTCTTCTGCCGGTACAGTCATTGTCTGTAGAGAATGGTCTTTTTAAAGGTCAGAACCAGCTTGTAACTTCCGTGACAGCTACCGGTAAAACCCTGATAGCAGAATTGGCAGGTATTGAGAACATTTTACGTAAAAAAGGGCGTATGCTATACCTTGTTCCTCTTGTGGCCCTTGCAAACCAGAAATATGACCAGTTCACAAAACGTTATTCTCCAATTGGACTGAAGACATCCATCAGGGTTGGCAGTGCCCGAATCAAGACGGCAAAAAATGCTTCCATGAAAAAGACACTGGATTCTGATATCATTGTGGGAACGTATGAAGGTCTGGATTACCTGTTAAGGACAGGCAGTGCTGATCTTCTCGGGAAGATAGGTACTGTAGTCATTGATGAAGTGCACACTATTGAAGATTCTGAAAGGGGACACCGGCTTGATGGTGTTATTGGCAGGTTGAAATATGTTGCACCCGGTGCCCAGTTCATCTATCTTTCAGCTACGGTGGCAAAACCGAAGTTGCGTGCAAAGCAGTTTGGTGCAAGACTTGTAGAGTATGAGTATCGCCCTGTGCCAATTGAGAGACATCTTATTCTGTGTCCAGAGTATTCCAAGAATAAGATCATGACCCGGCTTGTGCGGGAAGAATTTGCCACTACCTCGTCAAAAGGGCACAAAGGACAAACTATTATTTTTACAAATTCACGAAGGAACTGCCATCGTATAGCTGAAGCACTTCCGATCTCCGCTGCTCCCTATCATGCAGGTCTTACAAGTCAGGAAAGGAAAAAGACTGAGATTGCCTTTCTTAAAGGAAGATTGCCTGTTGTGGTTACGACCGCTGCACTTGCTGCAGGAGTTGACTTTCCGGCTTCACAGGTAATATTTGAGTCCCTGGCAATGGGTATTGAATGGCTTACAATGCAGGATTTCCTCCAGATGCTTGGACGTGCAGGAAGGCCGGATTATCATGACCGTGGTGAGGTTGTGTTACTGGCTGTTCCGAATAAGAAGTATTCAGGTGATAAGGGTGATACTGAGGATGCTGTTGCCCTGAAACTGCTTAAGGGTGAGATGGAACATACCAAAGTAGAATACGGGGAAGACGAACAGCTTGAGGAGACACTTGCTTCGGTTGCTGTGACTTCATCAAAGAAAGACCTGGAGAAGATTCACTCGTCTATGCTGGCAGATTTTAATGTTAATTATCTGCTTGGAAAGCTTGCCAAAAATAAGTTCATCCACAAAAAGGGAGACTTTGTTTCTCTTACTAAATTCGGTAAGATTGCAGCAGGACATTTCCTTTCTGTTTCAAAGGCATTTCTGATACGTGATTCTGTTCTTGTGGAGCAGGACCCTATTGTAACTGTTTCTAATCTTGAATTCTTTGATTCGGTTTATTATAAATACGCGAATCGTATTTCTTCGGCCCTGAATGTGAACCTTCCTTCAAGGGTGTTCCAGGGTGCTTCTCTGGATATCCTTTTTGAAGGGGAGAACATGGATAAACTGGATATTACCCTGCGTGACCAGTTATTTGAATTTGCGGCTGATTTCCTCACATGCAACTGCCGTGATTCTCCCTATTGCGGCTGTGCAGAACGTAAGTTCTCTGAAAAGGTCATTTCTATAAGGGTCGAAGGGTATGAGCCTGAAGGCATTGTGAAGAAACTGGAGCACCTTTATGGTGTTACAGCTTATCCGGGTGATGTCCTGGGTTATCTTGACAATGTGGTGCGCAATCTGGAGGCTGTGGAGATGATAGCAGCAGCTTATTCCAAGCATGACATAGCTGCAAAGGCAAGAAATCTGAGAAAACTTGTAGAAGGATAAATGAATTAGTTTTACTTTCTCCTGTGGGTATGAAAAATTATAATAGTTATGCAGGCAGATAAGACTGCTGAGAGGATTTGATAATATATACAAAGAAAAAAACGAAGGTGTTGCGATGAATGATAAACCGGAAAAAGTTAATAAAAAGAAGAGTGTAAGGATTGAGCTTCATAAGCCAGAGGATTTTAAGCAGGTTTATTCAATTGGTGCTGTGGGCGGACACAGTCCTTATGACTTCAGGATTGGCTTCTATAATGACATGCCTATGGCAAGAGACAATGCCGGAGAACAGGTCATACAGAGAAGACTTGAGACCGAGGTAATTATGTCACCTCTGGCAGCTGTGGAACTTGTGCGCTGGTTGAATCAGCATATACAAAACTATGAGGCTGCATTCGGTCCGATTGCAAAGCCGCAGATGGGTGTTAAGAAAAAGCCTGAGGCCGTCCAGGACAGTACTGAGATACAGGGGTACATGTGAACTGTAAAGACTTTAGCCAGGAGTTCTCAAGGGCTTGAATAGGTACATACCTATTCTTTATTTTAAAAGAATTGAATGTCAGTCAATGTTTCAGTGAAAATAGATTCGAAAATTTGGTAACGAATTAGAAGAACTGAAAATATACATTTAACTGATTTAACATGCAATAATAGTGTTCAGGCGAAAATAGCAATAGAATCAACTCTTGCGGTTCCTTTCCGAGTCCAGTAACCGC
Above is a window of uncultured Methanolobus sp. DNA encoding:
- a CDS encoding DUF3467 domain-containing protein, coding for MNDKPEKVNKKKSVRIELHKPEDFKQVYSIGAVGGHSPYDFRIGFYNDMPMARDNAGEQVIQRRLETEVIMSPLAAVELVRWLNQHIQNYEAAFGPIAKPQMGVKKKPEAVQDSTEIQGYM
- a CDS encoding DUF5814 domain-containing protein, which codes for MTLWILASPERSKIIILPIRDKKKVPLFVGELILRHTDAGPRPHKFKVKNDGKGEYRPPSEFIDLLRIADRIMIAKGGDEKQTSEFVEMLQGFQLSADVVNACRFCLLKDRFNFLNRRSIRYHRDKICEECARDELYRMLKSSQVNYADEACQRFEEIMLKTKDLDRTMAMVSPEDLDRELTKFDSIAANTEVPKGKIKDLPVHKSFKKILLAKSETLLPVQSLSVENGLFKGQNQLVTSVTATGKTLIAELAGIENILRKKGRMLYLVPLVALANQKYDQFTKRYSPIGLKTSIRVGSARIKTAKNASMKKTLDSDIIVGTYEGLDYLLRTGSADLLGKIGTVVIDEVHTIEDSERGHRLDGVIGRLKYVAPGAQFIYLSATVAKPKLRAKQFGARLVEYEYRPVPIERHLILCPEYSKNKIMTRLVREEFATTSSKGHKGQTIIFTNSRRNCHRIAEALPISAAPYHAGLTSQERKKTEIAFLKGRLPVVVTTAALAAGVDFPASQVIFESLAMGIEWLTMQDFLQMLGRAGRPDYHDRGEVVLLAVPNKKYSGDKGDTEDAVALKLLKGEMEHTKVEYGEDEQLEETLASVAVTSSKKDLEKIHSSMLADFNVNYLLGKLAKNKFIHKKGDFVSLTKFGKIAAGHFLSVSKAFLIRDSVLVEQDPIVTVSNLEFFDSVYYKYANRISSALNVNLPSRVFQGASLDILFEGENMDKLDITLRDQLFEFAADFLTCNCRDSPYCGCAERKFSEKVISIRVEGYEPEGIVKKLEHLYGVTAYPGDVLGYLDNVVRNLEAVEMIAAAYSKHDIAAKARNLRKLVEG